ACCGTCGCGGTCGACGCTTCGGTTTGGTCCGACGCCGGCGCCAATGCCGTGCAGGAGCTCGGTCTCGCCCTCGCGGCGATCGCGGAAAACGTCCGCGGTCTCGAAGGCAAGGACGTCGCGCTCGAGAAGCTCGCCGCCGCCACGCTGGTGCGTTTCGGCATCGGACCGCGCTTCTTCATGGAGCTCGCCAAGTTCCGCGCCTGGCGCGTGGTGCTGGCCAAGCTGATGGTCGCGCTCGACGGTGATGCCGCCGACGCCGCCGCGGTCGAAGTCGTCGCCCAGACCGGGCGTTGGAACAAGACCCGCCTCGACACGCATGTGAATATGCTGCGCACCACCACCGAAGGCCTCTCCGCCATGCTCGGCGGGGTCGACGGCCTGAGTATCGAAGCTTTCGATACGGTGACCGGCGCCAACAGCGCGGTGGGTGAGCGTATCGCCCGCAACCTGCACGTCCTGCTGAGCGAAGAGTTCGGCTTCAGCGTGCCGGCCGACGCCGCCGGTGGTTCCTGGTATGTGGAAAACACCACCGACCAACTCGCCCGCAAGGCCTGGGCCTTCTTCCAGGAGGTCGAGAAGCAGGGCGGTCTCGTGGCCGCGCTGAAGGCCGGTTGGGTGCAGACCCAGCTCGCCGGCACGGCCAAGGGCCGCGACCGCGACTACGCCGTGCGCCGCAGTGGTCTCATCGGCACGAACCTCTTCCCGAATGCCAAGGACGTCATCAAAGACGCCGCCGCTGCTCCGGCTGCGGTCTCGGCCTTCATCGCCGCCGACACCAGCATCGCCTGGTCCAACCGCCTCAGCAACGCGGTCGACGCCCTGCGCGCCGGTAACGCCGTCGCGACGGTGGTCGGCGACACGCCGATGGCGACCGAGCCGCTCACCGAGCTGCCGGTTTACAAGGCCGCCGCGCCGTTCGAGGCCATGCGTCTCGCCGCCGCGGATCTCGCCACCAAGCGTGGTCAGGCCCCCACGGTGTTCTTCGCCAAGATGGGCCCGGTAAAGCAGCACAAGCCGCGCGCCGATTTCTCGGCCGGTTTCCTCTCCGTCGGTGGATTTGCGCTCAACTCGAAAGCCGCCTTCGCGACGGCCGAAGAGGCTGCGGCAGCCGCCCTCGAAAGTGGGGCCGACGCGCTCGTGATCTGCTCGACCGATGATACCTACCCGGACCTCGTCCCGCCGCTCTGCGCGGCCGTGAAGGCCGCCAAGCCCGACATGCAAATCGTGCTGGCCGGTCTCCCGCGTGACGAAGCCGTGCAAAAGCAGTTCACCGACGCCGGGGTGGATGAGTTCATCCACGTGCGGGCCGACGTGCCTGCCACCCTGAGCCGCATGCTCAATCGTATCGGAGCCAACCTCTAAAGACCTTGCCGAAATGAAAGACCTCTCTCAAACGGACTACGACGCCATTGCAGTCGATACCGAAGCGGCCGAACGCCCCGAAGCGAAGACCGTCGGTGAGACCTACGAGCAGATTCCGCTGAAGAATCTCTACACCGCGGCGGACCTTCCCGCCAACGAAACGCTCGACACCATGCCGGGCATCGCGCCCTTCACGCGCGGTCCCTACGCGTCGATGTATGTGATGCGCCCCTGGACGGTGCGCCAATACGCCGGCTTCTCCACCGCGGAGGAGTCCAACGCGTTCTACAAGCGCAACCTCGCCGCCGGTCAGGCGGGTCTCTCGGTCGCCTTCGACCTCGCGACTCACCGTGGCTACGACAGCGACCACCCGCGCGTGGTTGGTGACGTGGGCAAGGCCGGTGTCGCGATCGACTCGATCGCCGACATGCAGACGCTGTTTGCCGACATCCCCTTGGACAAGGTGTCCGTCTCCATGACCATGAACGGCGCCGTGCTGCCGGTGATGGCCTTCTACATCTCGGCCGCACTCGAGCAGGGCTGCGACCTGAAGGACCTCTCGGGCACGATCCAGAACGACATCCTCAAGGAGTTCATGGTGCGGAACACTTACATCTATCCGCCCACGCCCTCGATGCGCATCATCGGCGACATTTTCCGCTACACCTCGGAAAACATGCCGAAGTTCAACAGCATCTCGATCTCCGGCTACCACATGCAGGAAGCGGGTGCCACCGCCGACCTCGAGCTCGCCTACACGCTGGCCGACGGTCTCGAATACCTCCGCACGGGTGTGGCCGCGGGCCTGAGTGTCGACGCCTTCGCGCCGCGCCTCTCGTTCTTCTGGGCCATCGGTAAGAACTACTTCATGGAAGTCGCCAAGATGCGCGCCGCGCGCACGCTCTGGGCGGAAATCGTGGACCAGTTCGAACCCAAGAACCCGAAGTCCCGCGCCCTGCGCACGCACTCGCAGACTTCCGGTTGGTCGCTCACCGAGCAGGACCCGTTCAACAACGTGGCCCGCACCTGCCTCGAGGCGCTCGCCGCCGCCTGCGGTCACACGCAGAGTCTGCACACCAACGCCCTCGACGAAGCCATCGCGCTGCCGACGGACTTCTCGGCCCGCATCGCCCGCAACACCCAGCTGCACCTGCAGCAGGAAACCGGCGTGTGCGAAGTGGTCGATCCGTGGGGCGGCAGCTACTATCTCGAGTCGCTCACCAACGAACTCATCAAGAAGGCCCGCGAGCATCTCGCCGAGGTCGACAAGATGGGCGGCATGACCAAGGCCATCGAGGCCGGCATCCCGAAGCTCCGCATCGAGGAAGCCGCCGCGCGTCGCCAGGCCAAGATCGACTCCGGCAAGGAGATCGTGGTGGGCCTCAACGCCAACCGTCTCGAACACGAAGACCCGCTCGACATTCTCGAAGTCGACAACACTGCGGTGCGCCTCGCGCAGATCGAACGCCTCAAGCAACTCCGCGGCGAGCGCGACGAGACCGCTTGCCAGGCTGCGCTGTCGGCTCTGACCGACGCCGCCAAGAACGAGACCGGCAACCTGCTCGAACTCGCCGTGACCGCCGCGCAAGCCCGCGCGACCCTCGGTGAAATCAGCGATGCGCTCGAAGTCGTTTACGGTCGTTACCAGGCCCAGATCCGCTCCATCTCCGGCGTCTATCGCGCTGAGTTCGGTGAGGATTCCGTCGTGACCCAAGTCCGCGAGAAGGTCGCCAAGTTCGAAGAGGTCGAAGGCCGCAAGCCCCGCCTCCTCGTCGCGAAGCTCGGTCAGGACGGTCACGATCGTGGCGCCAAGGTGGTTGCCACCGCCATGGCCGACCTCGGGTTCGATATCGACATCGGTCCGCTTTTCCAGACCCCCGAAGAAGCCGCCCGTCAGGCGGTGGAGAATGACGTGCACGTGGTCGCGATGAGTTCCCTCGCCGCTGGTCACAAAACCCTGCTGCCGCAGCTGCGTGATGCCCTGGCCGAACTCGGTCGGGACGACATCATGATCGTCTGCGGTGGTGTCATCCCGGCGCAGGATTATCCTTACCTGCTCGAGAATGGCGCCAGTGCGGTGTTCGGCCCGGGCACGGTCATTCCGAAATCGACCCTCAAGGTGCTCGATCTCCTGATCGAGCGCATCGAGCCGGCCGAAGCCTGAAGCGCCATCACCGGGTAATAGCTTCCCGCATCCAACCCTGTAGGGCCGCACTTGGCGTGCGGCCGCGACAGCGCGATCCATTCTCGATTTGAGAAATCGCCATCGCGGCTCGACGCCAGGGCGAGCCCTACATTTGGATTGGGGCAGCTCGGAACGCCGAGAAAGTCAGACATGAGCGACGACGACCATCACCACCATCACCAAGACGAGAGCTGCCCGCCGCCGAAACCGGCTACGGAAAAGAAGCCGCCCGTGCAGCGGCACGACGGCTGTCCGCAACCGCGCCCCGATTGGGTGCCGGAGGACGCCACGGGGGGCTTTGCGACCTGGTTGGTGGAAGGCGTGCGCACGTCGGGCGTGGCGGGCACGGCGCCCAAGCGGCCAGTGCCGCGTCGCCGTCAGCTGAGCGTCAATGACTACGTGGAGGGCGTGCTGGCGCGCAATCCGATGGTGCTCGGTCGCGCGATCACCTTGGCCGAGAGCAATTCACCGGCGCATCGTGCGCTAGCGCAAGAGGTGCTCACCAAACTGCTGCCGCACACTGGCAAATCGCGCCGGGTCGGCATCACCGGTATCCCCGGGGCGGGGAAGAGCACCTTCATTGAATCGCTGGGATTTTCGCTCACGTCCAATGGCCATCGCGTGGCGGTGTTGGCGATCGATCCATCGAGCACGATCCAC
This portion of the Actomonas aquatica genome encodes:
- the scpA gene encoding methylmalonyl-CoA mutase; amino-acid sequence: MKDLSQTDYDAIAVDTEAAERPEAKTVGETYEQIPLKNLYTAADLPANETLDTMPGIAPFTRGPYASMYVMRPWTVRQYAGFSTAEESNAFYKRNLAAGQAGLSVAFDLATHRGYDSDHPRVVGDVGKAGVAIDSIADMQTLFADIPLDKVSVSMTMNGAVLPVMAFYISAALEQGCDLKDLSGTIQNDILKEFMVRNTYIYPPTPSMRIIGDIFRYTSENMPKFNSISISGYHMQEAGATADLELAYTLADGLEYLRTGVAAGLSVDAFAPRLSFFWAIGKNYFMEVAKMRAARTLWAEIVDQFEPKNPKSRALRTHSQTSGWSLTEQDPFNNVARTCLEALAAACGHTQSLHTNALDEAIALPTDFSARIARNTQLHLQQETGVCEVVDPWGGSYYLESLTNELIKKAREHLAEVDKMGGMTKAIEAGIPKLRIEEAAARRQAKIDSGKEIVVGLNANRLEHEDPLDILEVDNTAVRLAQIERLKQLRGERDETACQAALSALTDAAKNETGNLLELAVTAAQARATLGEISDALEVVYGRYQAQIRSISGVYRAEFGEDSVVTQVREKVAKFEEVEGRKPRLLVAKLGQDGHDRGAKVVATAMADLGFDIDIGPLFQTPEEAARQAVENDVHVVAMSSLAAGHKTLLPQLRDALAELGRDDIMIVCGGVIPAQDYPYLLENGASAVFGPGTVIPKSTLKVLDLLIERIEPAEA
- a CDS encoding methylmalonyl-CoA mutase family protein, with the translated sequence MDQNNSPKNSPEEPLAEALAAWRAQVERDLKGAPFEKRLITRTPEGISLNPLYTRADLPAGFSAEEAPGTGSRVRGTRAPGDTKVCRRLQAINRADADGFNTALRAALMAGQDAVVVPGADLAAQGGWAPAKLEELTQALREVELTAVPVHFPVGASALPAIAMLVAYAEERGLSLETLCGSVAADPIAAAVREGAMPADMSPVWDDVASSVNWSAEKAPGLRTVAVDASVWSDAGANAVQELGLALAAIAENVRGLEGKDVALEKLAAATLVRFGIGPRFFMELAKFRAWRVVLAKLMVALDGDAADAAAVEVVAQTGRWNKTRLDTHVNMLRTTTEGLSAMLGGVDGLSIEAFDTVTGANSAVGERIARNLHVLLSEEFGFSVPADAAGGSWYVENTTDQLARKAWAFFQEVEKQGGLVAALKAGWVQTQLAGTAKGRDRDYAVRRSGLIGTNLFPNAKDVIKDAAAAPAAVSAFIAADTSIAWSNRLSNAVDALRAGNAVATVVGDTPMATEPLTELPVYKAAAPFEAMRLAAADLATKRGQAPTVFFAKMGPVKQHKPRADFSAGFLSVGGFALNSKAAFATAEEAAAAALESGADALVICSTDDTYPDLVPPLCAAVKAAKPDMQIVLAGLPRDEAVQKQFTDAGVDEFIHVRADVPATLSRMLNRIGANL